One Candidatus Rokuibacteriota bacterium genomic window, GCCCAAAATTGAGCACCGCGATGCGATCGACGACCGACATGATCAATTCCATATGATGCTCGATCAACAGGATGGTGATGCCATCCTGGCGCAACTTGCGGATCCGGTCCTCGAGCTGGTCGATTTCCTCGGCGTTCATGCCTGCCGCCGGCTCGTCGAGCAGCACCAACGACGGCTTGGCGGCGAGCGCGCGGGCAAACTCGAGCCGCCGCTGCTCGCCGAACGCGAGATTGCCCGCCAACTCGTCTCGCTTGTGCCCAAGGTCGAAGAATTCCAGCATGCGGTCGATCTCGGCGCGGGCTCGACGCGCGCCGCCAAGCCAGCGTGTCACAAAGCGCTCCGCATCGCGGTGCTCACCGGAATTCTGAGCGACCCATAAATTCTGCCACACCGTCAACTGCCCGAACAGCCGGATGTTCTGAAACGTGCGCGAAATGCCCCGAGCCACGCGGGCGTGCGCCGACAGATCGGACATATCCGCGTCGCGGAACACCACGCGGCCCGCGGTCGGCGGGAACAAGCCGCAAATGAGGTTCACGATTGTGCTCTTGCCTGATCCATTGGGGCCGATAAGACCGACAATCTCGCCCTGGGCGACGGCGAGGTCGACGCCGTCGACGGCCCGGACTCCCCCGAAAGATTTAGTCAACCCGCTGAGGCCAAGCACCGGCGCGCTCCTTAATCCTGACAAACAGACGCTTCAGAGCGATGGTCGAGCCGGCATCGAGCAGTCCGCGCGGGCGCAGGTTCATCGCCAGCACGATCAGCCCCCCGAACAGCAAGTTACGCCAATCTCCGAGAAAGCGCAGGCCCTCGATCAAAAAGCCCTGGATGAAGATGACGGCGAGCGGCGTACCAAAGACACTTGAAAGTCCCCCAAGGATGGGATAGGCGATCGCGAAGGTAGCGAGAACCACGCCGAACTGCACGTGCTCGATATGGGTCGTGTAGTGCGCAAAAATCCCGCCGCCGAAGCCGGCTATCACCCCGCCGATCGCCATTGCCGAGACCTTCACCGCCGTGACGTTAATACCGGTGCTCTGTGCCGCAAGCTCGTCCTCGCCGACCGCCCGCAAAACCGCGCCGGCGCGGGAGCGGTCCATCCACCACAACGCGGCCATCACCAGCGCGACTGCGCTCCATACGAACAACACGACATCGAGCGTGCTCCAGCCGTGTTCAGGGAAATAGCGGATCTGACGGAAGCCTTCGCCGCCATGCGGGCCGATTCGGATTCCGCCTCGCGCCACTTGATAATCGAAGTTGAAGAAGAACAGGCGAACCGCCTCGCCGAATGCGACGGTGGCGACCACAAGCATCAGCCCCTTCACCCGCAATGCCGGAAAACCAACGGCGCAGGCGACCGCTCCCCCCGCGATCGCCGCCACGGCCAGCGCCGGGACGAGCGGCCACGCCGCGAGCACCGTAAGCATGCCCGCAACATAGGCGCCGACGGCAAAAAACCCCGCCTGCGCGAGGCTCACCTGGCCGGTCAACAGCACGCAATAGGCCGACAGTCCCAGCAGGGTGTGAACACCGATGATCTGCAAGAGCCCAAGATAGAAATCCATCGAGTTGTCCCCGGGCGCTCAGTCTCGCTCGGCCGACGCTGCAAACAGGCCACCGGGCCGGAATACAAGGAACACGAACAACAACAACATGATGTAGAGGTCGCGCTCCGAGACGCCGCGGAAGAACTGGAACAGGTTCTCAAGACCTCCGACCAGCAGGCCGGCGATGATCGCGCCGGGGATGCTGCCGAGGCCGCCGATCACCGTGACGATCAGGCCCTTGACGGTCAACGGCAGCGATAACAGCGGAGAGAGCATGCCGATGGCGGCCCCAATCATTGCGCCGGCGATGCCACCCACGACGCCGGTGATCACGAAGGTCAGCCCGTTCACGCCCGTGATGCTGATGCCGCAAAGCTCAGCTGCGACCGGTTGCTGTGACACGGCGCGAGTGGCGAGGCCGAGCTTGGTGCGATACAGCAACAACAGGAGTAGCATCATGCAGATGCAACCCAACACGAACACGAACATCAAATCGCCGCGCAGACTGAACGGTCCCGCCCGGATGATCACATCCGAAAACAGCGCGGGATAAGCGAGCGGCACGCCGGCCGTCGTGTGCACGATGATCTCGTCGATCAACAGCAGCAACCCGACGGTGGACATCAGAGTTGCGAGCGGGTTTGCCAGGGGGATGAATCGGAACGCGACGATGTAGACCATGCCGCCGATGAATCCGCCGCAGATTGCGGCCAGCAAAAAGACCAGCGGCGGCGGCGCCTTGATGCCGGCGAGTATCAACAAACTGGCGTAGGAGGCTCCTACGGAGGCGGCGGCATAGGACAGGTTGATCTTGTGCATCACGCCGAAGACGAGCGTGAACCCTATCCCCAGCAACGCATAGGTCGCGCCGAACAGCACACCGTCGGCAATCGATTGGATCGTGTCGATCGCGTCAAGAATATTCACGCCGGTGGCTCGGCCAACTCGTTACTTGCGCCGATGAGAAGCGCGCGCCGGACCGCGGCTTTCGCCGCGATCCGCGATTGCGCCGAGGGCGATCAGGACGCTGGCTTATAAAGAACCTGCCAGCTGCCGTCCTTGGCATGTACGAAAAGGAACGGCTTGATCGCTTCACGATCGGGCGTGCGTCCGACCTTGCCGAGAAGACCGGTGGTCTCCTTCAACGCCGCGAGGCCTTCACGCATCTTGACCCGATCAGCCGCCACGGTGTCGGGCCTGGCCATGATCTTTTGCGACTCGATCACGCCCTTGAGGATGTAAACGATTTCGTACGCGGCCGCACTGTGTAGGTCGGCGCTGCCGCCGAACTTGGCAACCTGCTCAGCGGCTTTCTTTGCCTCCGGCGTGACCGGAGCGAAGCTGGTCGGGATGATGATCCCTTCCGCCTGCTTGGCACAGCCCTGCAAGGTCTCGATGCTGGACGAGCTGGTGAGGCCGATCAGCAGCTTCGGCTTTACTCCCTGCCGTTCCATTTCCTTGAGCACGCCGCAGGTCGTAAACGGATGCGCCGAAATGGCCACGATATCAGGATTGGCGCGCTTCATCTCGCGCACCTGGGTCGAGAAGGTAGCGTCCGCGAGCAGCCATTCGCTCTGTCCAGCGATCTTGAGGCCGTTGGCCTCCGCTTGCGCCTTCATCACGCCGAACGTTGCGTTCGAATGCGCGAAGTCCTTCTCAACCCCGCCGTAGATGGTCTTGAGATCCGGGTGCTGGGTCTTCAGCCAGGCGAACAATGATTTGTACATTTCGAATTCGCTCGGCACGTTGCGGAACGACCACTCCGAAATCTTGGCGAGGCCGCCTTTCGCGGCCACATCGGCGATAATCGGGAACTGCAACCCGGTATCCGACGCATCGCCGACCTTCTTCTGCAGGATGCCGAACAGTGATTCCGCGACGTTCGAGCAGGTCGGCCCGACGGCCACGAACGCGTCGGTCGATGCGATGCGGCGGACCACGGAAATGCCTTCCTCGGCATTGCACCGGTCATCGAGAAACTCGATGGTGATCTTGGCCTTTGCGCCGTCGCCGAGCGTGA contains:
- a CDS encoding ABC transporter ATP-binding protein; translated protein: MLGLSGLTKSFGGVRAVDGVDLAVAQGEIVGLIGPNGSGKSTIVNLICGLFPPTAGRVVFRDADMSDLSAHARVARGISRTFQNIRLFGQLTVWQNLWVAQNSGEHRDAERFVTRWLGGARRARAEIDRMLEFFDLGHKRDELAGNLAFGEQRRLEFARALAAKPSLVLLDEPAAGMNAEEIDQLEDRIRKLRQDGITILLIEHHMELIMSVVDRIAVLNFGQKIAEGTPAEIQANPAVREAYLGTATGG
- a CDS encoding branched-chain amino acid ABC transporter permease, with the translated sequence MNILDAIDTIQSIADGVLFGATYALLGIGFTLVFGVMHKINLSYAAASVGASYASLLILAGIKAPPPLVFLLAAICGGFIGGMVYIVAFRFIPLANPLATLMSTVGLLLLIDEIIVHTTAGVPLAYPALFSDVIIRAGPFSLRGDLMFVFVLGCICMMLLLLLLYRTKLGLATRAVSQQPVAAELCGISITGVNGLTFVITGVVGGIAGAMIGAAIGMLSPLLSLPLTVKGLIVTVIGGLGSIPGAIIAGLLVGGLENLFQFFRGVSERDLYIMLLLFVFLVFRPGGLFAASAERD
- a CDS encoding ABC transporter substrate-binding protein, which translates into the protein MLKKYAALAASLAMIAASAIATPASAQERTVKITGFGAKSGVVRVFGVNSEAALKAAAEEINKAGGVTLGDGAKAKITIEFLDDRCNAEEGISVVRRIASTDAFVAVGPTCSNVAESLFGILQKKVGDASDTGLQFPIIADVAAKGGLAKISEWSFRNVPSEFEMYKSLFAWLKTQHPDLKTIYGGVEKDFAHSNATFGVMKAQAEANGLKIAGQSEWLLADATFSTQVREMKRANPDIVAISAHPFTTCGVLKEMERQGVKPKLLIGLTSSSSIETLQGCAKQAEGIIIPTSFAPVTPEAKKAAEQVAKFGGSADLHSAAAYEIVYILKGVIESQKIMARPDTVAADRVKMREGLAALKETTGLLGKVGRTPDREAIKPFLFVHAKDGSWQVLYKPAS
- a CDS encoding branched-chain amino acid ABC transporter permease, which translates into the protein MDFYLGLLQIIGVHTLLGLSAYCVLLTGQVSLAQAGFFAVGAYVAGMLTVLAAWPLVPALAVAAIAGGAVACAVGFPALRVKGLMLVVATVAFGEAVRLFFFNFDYQVARGGIRIGPHGGEGFRQIRYFPEHGWSTLDVVLFVWSAVALVMAALWWMDRSRAGAVLRAVGEDELAAQSTGINVTAVKVSAMAIGGVIAGFGGGIFAHYTTHIEHVQFGVVLATFAIAYPILGGLSSVFGTPLAVIFIQGFLIEGLRFLGDWRNLLFGGLIVLAMNLRPRGLLDAGSTIALKRLFVRIKERAGAWPQRVD